A genomic window from Chelonia mydas isolate rCheMyd1 chromosome 16, rCheMyd1.pri.v2, whole genome shotgun sequence includes:
- the ENTR1 gene encoding endosome-associated-trafficking regulator 1, with protein MAGHNRAPAGGPRSPSPNPHLWGGEEPGAANPFSFKEFVRSQGRSAAPRGASPKGAAGPPPPEASGLGLRLPEPFFPDPSAGDTLLDEEEAEWSGCYQPAAVEERAHLAGPRSASPEPSASDSFYCDRPDWSGLEDSAPWPLDESDPLGYAALGTGDWSLAPGAEAGDGRYQPLPPAVRELQEENAKLRSKINQLHFFSEIQTDKVKKLEKKLEENKIKEQKEARDLEAMVQHVEQNLQLMTKRAVKAENNVVKLRQENALLQVQLKNYKTENEALKTGESASLAVVKQNADIALQNLLRVITNSRSSIKQLVSGAESLQVVAELLKSIDRISEISDDGP; from the exons ATGGCGGGTCACAACCGCGCCCCGGCCGGCGGCCCCCGCTCCCCTTCCCCGAACCCCCACCTCTGGGGCG gCGAGGAGCCCGGCGCGGCCAACCCCTTCTCCTTCAAGGAGTTCGTGCGGAGCCAGGGCCGGAGCGCGGCCCCGCGCGGCGCCAGCCCCAAG ggcGCCGCCGGGCCGCCGCCCCCCGAGGCCTCGGGGCTGGGCCTGCGGCTCCCGGAGCCGTTTTTCCCGGACCCCAGCGCCGGCGACACGCTGCTGGAcgaggaggaggcggagtggagcgggTGTTACCAGCCCGCCGCCGTGGAGGAGCGAGCCCACTTGGCCGGGCCCCGGAGCGCCTCGCCGGAGCCCAGCGCCTCGGACTCCTTTTACTGCGACCGCCCGGACTGGTCGGGGCTGGAGGACTCCGCTCCCTGGCCGCTGGACGAGAGCGACCCGCTGGGCTACGCAGCTCTCGGGACCGGGGACTGGAGCCTGGCGCCCGGGGCGGAAGCCGGAGATGGGCGTTATCAGCCGCTGCCGCCCGCCGTCCGGGAG CTACAAGAAGAAAATGCCAAACTAAGAAGCAAGATTAACCAGCTTCACTTCTTCTCTGAAATTCAGACAGACAA GGTAAAGAAGCTTGAAAAAAAACTAGAAGAGAACAAGATTAAAGAGCAAAAAGAGGCTCGGGATCTAGAAGCAATGGTGCAGCATGTAGAACAGAATCTCCAGTTGATGACT AAACGGGCTGTGAAAGCAGAAAATAATGTTGTAAAACTGAGACAGGAAAATGCACTACTTCAG GTTCAGCTGAAGAATTACAAGACAGAGAATGAAGCCTTGAAGACTGGCGAGTCTGCTAGTTTGGCTGTAGTGAAACAAAATGCAGATATTGCCCTGCAGAATCTTCTGAGAGTAATTACAAATTCACGCTCTTCAATAAA GCAACTGGTCTCTGGAGCAGAATCATTGCAGGTTGTTGCCGAACTCCTTAAATCGATAGACAGAatttctgaaatttcagatgATGGACCGTGA